One genomic segment of Panicum virgatum strain AP13 chromosome 2N, P.virgatum_v5, whole genome shotgun sequence includes these proteins:
- the LOC120659173 gene encoding golgin subfamily A member 8B-like: protein MTLSSSAIPRRRRRNASVPVPVPVSARALAAGLWRLRHAQRMKAAGEQNQAPPSKLGEGRRCPANKRQHLAAGIATGSHCCQCRCSRKRNHHHHGGILDKIDACVEPYGSCSSSTMEKAAKWAWAPSPLMLLMEAELEKARGRISELEEERRAMAKRLERFLRDLAEEKASWKARVRDKARRAVAALEEERAHRRQLEQANAKLMRELAEARSSAKQQAQSYEMERKARELMEEACSELTREVEEDQAEVELLRRECLRMREEMEEERRMLQMAEVWREERVQMKLSDAKLALEAKYAQLSHLQAEMEEAFLLRPTTRFISDAAAAASADAADFRPRPRGRASSQHDDDEVDADSVFEHFRRKERESQNRADDSPASAMMQSSESPATDLFLAKVDAANGGSSSADMDYDGGRDSCSWLGTSDRSASVAGNGNSGGLASGAGRRSSVGKNTALIRRLWRSAIADSRKKTAGSSPSSDSVTPPPAMAVQQSKSKQSLREKLMEARMDDHKPVQAARHKTNI from the exons atgaccctctcctcctccgccatccCTCGCCGGAGGAGGCGCAATGCCTCCGTCCCTGTCCCTGTCCCTGTCTCCGCCAGGGCCTTAGCCGCCGGGCTCTGGAGGCTGCGCCACGCACAGAGGATGAAGGCGGCCGGGGAACAGAACCAAGCG CCGCCTAGCAAACTTGGTGAAGGAAGGAGGTGCCCTGCCAACAAGCGGCAGCACTTGGCTGCTGGAATTGCAACGGGAAGCCATTGCTGCCAATGTCGTTGCTCTAGGAAGaggaaccaccaccaccacggcggCATCTTGGACAAG ATCGACGCCTGCGTGGAGCCTTACGGTTCGTGTTCGTCGTCGACCATGGAGAAGGCCGCCAAATGGGCGTGGGCACCGTCTCCCCTGATGCTCCTCATGGAGGCCGAGCTGGAGAAGGCGCGAGGCCGCATCagcgagctcgaggaggagcggcgcgccATGGCCAAGAGGCTGGAGCGCTTCCTGCGGGACCTGGCCGAGGAGAAGGCGTCCTGGAAGGCCCGGGTGCGGGACAAGGCccggcgcgccgtcgccgccctcgAGGAGGAGCGGGCGCACCGGCGGCAGCTGGAGCAGGCCAACGCCAAGCTGATGCGCGAGCTGGCGGAGGCGAGGTCATCGGCCAAGCAGCAGGCGCAGAGCTACGAGATGGAGCGCAAGGCCCGCGAGCTCATGGAGGAGGCGTGCTCGGAGCTCACgcgggaggtggaggaggaccaGGCGGAGGTGGAGCTGCTGCGCCGGGAGTGCCTGCGCATGCgggaggagatggaggaggagcGCCGGATGCTGCAGATGGCGGAGGTCTGGCGCGAGGAGCGCGTGCAGATGAAGCTCTCCGACGCCAAGCTCGCGCTCGAGGCCAAGTACGCGCAGCTCAGCCACCTGCAGGCGGAGATGGAGGAGGCGTTCCTCCTGAGGCCGACGACACGCTTCATCAGcgatgctgcggcggcggcgagcgccgacgccgccgactTCAGGCCTcggccccgcggccgcgccAGCAGCcagcacgacgacgacgaggtggaTGCGGATTCGGTGTTCGAGCACTTCCGCCGCAAGGAGAGGGAGAGCCAGAACCGCGCCGACGACAGCCCCGCCAGCGCGATGATGCAGTCGTCGGAGAGCCCGGCGACGGACCTCTTCCTGGCAAAGGTCGACGCCGCCAATGGGGGCAGCTCCTCCGCCGACATGGACTACGACGGAGGCAGGGACTCGTGCAGCTGGTTGGGGACCAGCGATCGCTCGGCTTCGGTGGCGGGCAACGGGAACAGCGGCGGCTTGGCGTCAGGCGCGGGCCGGCGGTCGTCGGTGGGGAAGAACACGGCGCTGATACGCAGGCTGTGGAGGTCGGCCATCGCCGACAGCAGGAAGAAGACTGCTGGTTCGTCGCCGTCTTCGGACAGCGTGACCCCACCTCCAGCAATGGCAGTGCAGCAGAGCAAGAGCAAGCAGAGCCTGAGGGAGAAGCTCATGGAGGCCAGGATGGACGATCACAAGCCTGTCCAGGCAGCCAGACACAAAACCAATATCTAG
- the LOC120659172 gene encoding potassium transporter 22-like, which translates to MAQVQVQPAGATSTLLEMMMMKKPQASSCCSDDMADLERALEAAAPTTVPRQDSLYRDATRAAGGGNHDGQQDGWARTLRLAFQCVGVLYGDIGTSPLYVYSSTFTGGIRHTDDLLGVLSLIIYSFLLFTIIKYVYIALRANDDGDGGTLALYSLISRHAKVSLVPNHQAEDELMHINGDDEAVLAAKPSLRGSVRRRTVQLASPREQRAQWVKQLLETSKPVRISLFLLTVLATAMVITDACLTPAISVLSAVGGLKEKAPNLTTDQIVWITVAILVLLFAVQRFGTDKVGYLFAPVVLLWLLLIGGVGVYNLLRHDVGVLRAFNPKYIPDYFRRNGRDGWVSLGGVLLCFTGTEALFADLGYFSVRSIQLSFAFGLVPAVLLAYIGQAAFLRRYPDQVASTFYQSTPEALFWPTFVLALAASVIGSQAMISCAFATISHSQALGCFPRVKVLHTSRQYQGQVYIPEVNLLLALAACVVTLAAKTTAVIAEAHGICVILVMLITTLLLTLVMLLVWRVNAAWVALFFAVFAAAESAYLSSVLYRFAHGGYIPVAMSAPLVGVMVLWHYVHVRRYEYELERTVSHESVRELLARRDLVRAPGVGLFYTELVQGIPPVFPHLVEKIPSVHAVLLFVSVKHLPVPHVDAAERFLFRQVVAAGDGGRVFRCVARYGYRDPLEEARDFAGSLVERLQYYVRDVNLYGVEHQQAGARVSYPSSRCDSKRSGGGNMSMMMMRPSASYTESRARMTTMLGLHSASCTEQPLQRAGSRPAGVFAEEMMTPAESFSELSRMGSVHFQAAAKMEMSLEEMARIEEEQRFLEREMDKGVVYILGEAEVVARPHSSLLNKVMVNYAYAFLRNNCRQGEKMLAIPKGQLLKVGMTYEI; encoded by the exons atggcCCAGGTCCAGGTCCAGCCGGCGGGCGCCACCAGCACCttgttggagatgatgatgatgaagaagccgcaggccagcagctgctgctccgacgacatGGCGGACCTGGAGCGcgcgctggaggcggcggcgccgaccacGGTGCCGCGTCAGGACTCTCTGTACAGGGATGCGacgagggcggccggcggcgggaacCACGACGGGCAGCAGGACGGGTGGGCGCGGACCCTGCGTCTGGCCTTCCAGTGCGTGGGCGTGCTCTACGGCGACATCGGGACGTCGCCGCTGTACGTGTACTCGAGCACCTTCACCGGCGGCATCCGCCACACCGACGACCTCCTGGGCGTGCTCTCGCTCATCATCTACAGCTTCCTCCTCTTCACCATCATCAAGTACGTCTACATCGCGCTCAGAGCAAACGACGACGGGGACG GCGGTACGTTGGCGCTCTACTCGCTCATCTCCCGTCACGCCAAGGTGAGCCTTGTGCCCAACCACCAGGCCGAGGACGAGCTGATGCACATCAacggcgacgacgaggccgTGCTGGCGGCCAAGCCGTCGCTCCGTggcagcgtgcggcggcggaccgTGCAGCTGGCGTCGCCGAGGGAGCAGCGTGCGCAGTGGGTGAAGCAGCTGCTGGAGACGAGCAAGCCCGTGCGCATCTCGCTCTTCCTGCTCACCGTCCTGGCCACGGCCATGGTCATCACCGACGCCTGCCTCACGCCGGCCATCTCCGTGCTCTCAGCCGTGGGGGGGCTCAAAGAGAAAGCGCCAAACCTCACAACAG ACCAGATCGTGTGGATCACGGTGGCCATCCTGGTGCTGCTCTTCGCCGTGCAGCGCTTCGGCACCGACAAGGTGGGCTACCTCTTTGCCCCCGTCGtcctcctctggctcctcctcatCGGCGGCGTGGGCGTCTACAACCTCCTCCGCCACGACGTCGGCGTCCTCCGCGCCTTCAACCCCAAGTACATCCCCGACTACTTCCGGCGCAACGGCCGCGACGGCTGGGTCTCCCTCGGCGGCGTCCTCCTCTGCTTCACCGGCACCGAGGCCCTCTTCGCCGACCTCGGCTACTTCAGTGTCCGCTCCATCCAGCTCAGCTTCGCCTTCGGCCTCGTCCCCGCCGTCCTCCTCGCCTACATCGGCCAGGCCGCCTTCCTCCGGCGCTACCCGGACCAGGTGGCCAGCACCTTCTACCAGTCCACGCCGGAGGCCCTCTTCTGGCCCACCTTcgtgctcgcgctcgccgcctccGTGATCGGCAGCCAGGCCATGATCTCGTGCGCCTTCGCCACCATCTCCCACTCGCAGGCGCTGGGCTGCTTCCCGCGCGTCAAGGTCCTCCACACCTCGCGCCAGTACCAGGGCCAGGTCTACATCCCGGAGGTGAACCTGCTCCTGGCCCTCGCCGCCTGCGTGGTCACGCTCGCCGCCAAGACCACGGCCGTGATCGCCGAGGCGCACGGCATCTGCGTCATCCTGGTGATGCTCATCACGACGCTGCTGCTCACCCTGGTGATGCTCCTCGTGTGGCGGGTCAACGCCGCCTGGGTGGCGCTCTTCTTCGCCGTCTTCGCAGCCGCCGAGTCCGCCTACCTGTCCTCCGTGCTCTACCGCTTCGCGCACGGCGGGTACATCCCCGTGGCCATGTCGGCGCCGCTCGTGGGCGTCATGGTGCTCTGGCACTACGTGCACGTCCGGCGCTACGAGTACGAGCTGGAGCGCACGGTGTCGCACGAGAGCGTGCGGGAGCTGCTGGCGCGGCGCGACCTGGTGCGCGCGCCCGGCGTGGGGCTCTTCTACACGGAGCTGGTGCAGGGCATCCCGCCGGTGTTCCCGCACCTGGTGGAGAAGATCCCCTCCGTCCACGCCGTGCTGCTCTTCGTGTCGGTGAAGCACCTCCCCGTGCCGCACGTGGACGCGGCGGAGCGATTCCTGTTCCggcaggtggtggcggcgggcgacggcggccgggtGTTCCGGTGCGTGGCGCGCTACGGCTACCGGGACCCGCTGGAGGAGGCGAGGGACTTCGCGGGCAGCCTGGTGGAGCGCCTCCAGTACTACGTCCGGGACGTGAACCTCTACGGCGTGGAGCACCAGCAGGCGGGCGCCAGGGTGAGCTACCCGAGCTCGCGCTGCGACAGCaagaggtccggcggcggcaacaTGAGCATGATGATGATGCGGCCGTCGGCGTCGTACACGGAGTCGCGGGCCAGGATGACGACGATGCTGGGCCTGCACTCGGCGTCGTGCACGGAGCAGCCGCTGCAGCGCGCCGGCAGCAGGCCAGCGGGCGTCTTCGCGGAGGAGATGATGACGCCGGCGGAGTCCTTCTCGGAGCTGTCGCGGATGGGGAGCGTCCACTtccaggcggcggcgaagaTGGAGATGAGCCTGGAGGAGATGGCGCGGATCGAGGAGGAGCAGCGGTTCCTGGAGCGGGAGATGGACAAGGGGGTGGTGTACATCCTCGgggaggcggaggtggtggcgcggccGCACTCGTCGCTGCTCAACAAGGTGATGGTCAACTACGCCTACGCCTTCCTGCGCAACAACTGCCGCCAGGGGGAGAAGATGCTCGCCATCCCAAAGGGGCAGCTGCTCAAGGTCGGAATGACATACGAGATCTGA